In a single window of the Thiohalophilus sp. genome:
- a CDS encoding NADH-quinone oxidoreductase subunit L gives MEQIIVLIAGVPILSALLTHLLGPRMGRRVAHLSMIGTVLTFGISVAALWLVLAGHGPKTVSLFGSGALLLLEPLSTLMAVVIAGISLVVHVYSLRYMAEEIGYSRFFVLLDLMTATLLVMVFAGDLLTLLIAWQLVGVLLYFLLGQNTRDVSAYRYAFWTKITYRIGDLPLLIAAVLLYQAYGTGSLPAIFEQISTDPGAHQVLGWPLMDVVAALIALAAFARSAQFLLHTWLPYSMSGPTPVSALMHAGIVNAGGFLINRFAPVFVHSSGVLHWVFIVGLFTAVIGSILMLTQNDIKKSLGYSTMGQMGFMIMECGIGAFSLAIYHLIAHGLFKGTLFLGAGSIINAARKDDGVPKDDLYTFVVERRPVRQRLPWRLMAAITLAVPIAILVAAHWLVAEDYFQKQSAIVLLFFGWITGAQLIFTTYRMRTRNLRRLITLSIFSFAVVVLGYTLISHAFDLFLYPDPVFREQIYAAADFDLFWFDLLMGLIALVIIFGWIIISFTDQNGNHKSQYRRQLWLSVYALISREFYLTDLYTRFSRALLAFAGRLNLWLRWI, from the coding sequence ATGGAACAGATCATCGTACTGATAGCGGGGGTACCGATCCTCTCGGCCTTGCTGACGCATCTGCTGGGCCCGCGAATGGGACGGCGCGTCGCACACCTGAGTATGATCGGTACGGTACTCACCTTTGGCATCTCCGTCGCCGCCCTGTGGCTGGTCCTTGCCGGGCACGGTCCGAAAACCGTCAGCCTGTTCGGTTCCGGTGCGCTGTTGTTACTCGAACCGCTGAGCACCCTGATGGCCGTGGTCATTGCCGGTATCAGTCTGGTCGTGCATGTCTATTCCCTGCGTTACATGGCCGAAGAGATCGGTTACAGCCGCTTCTTCGTGCTGCTCGATCTGATGACCGCCACCCTGCTGGTGATGGTGTTCGCCGGCGATCTGCTGACTCTGCTCATTGCCTGGCAGCTGGTCGGGGTCCTGCTCTATTTTCTGCTCGGTCAGAATACCCGGGATGTTTCAGCCTATCGCTATGCCTTCTGGACCAAGATCACCTACCGCATCGGCGACTTACCATTACTCATTGCCGCGGTGTTGCTCTACCAGGCCTACGGCACCGGCTCGTTGCCGGCGATTTTCGAGCAAATCAGTACCGATCCGGGCGCGCACCAGGTGCTGGGCTGGCCATTAATGGATGTGGTCGCGGCGCTCATCGCTTTGGCCGCCTTTGCCCGCTCGGCGCAGTTTCTGCTGCACACCTGGCTGCCCTATTCCATGTCCGGGCCGACGCCGGTCTCGGCATTGATGCACGCGGGCATCGTTAATGCCGGGGGCTTTTTGATCAATCGCTTTGCGCCGGTGTTCGTGCACAGTTCCGGCGTGTTGCACTGGGTGTTCATTGTGGGTCTGTTCACCGCCGTGATTGGCTCAATCCTGATGCTGACCCAGAACGACATCAAAAAGTCCCTGGGTTACTCCACCATGGGCCAGATGGGCTTTATGATCATGGAATGCGGCATCGGCGCGTTCTCGCTGGCCATTTATCATCTGATTGCCCACGGGCTGTTCAAGGGCACGCTGTTTCTGGGCGCCGGCAGCATCATCAACGCCGCGCGCAAGGATGATGGCGTGCCCAAGGACGATCTGTATACCTTCGTGGTGGAACGCCGTCCGGTGCGACAGCGCTTGCCCTGGCGGCTGATGGCCGCCATTACCCTGGCGGTCCCGATCGCGATTCTGGTGGCCGCCCACTGGCTGGTTGCGGAAGATTATTTCCAGAAACAAAGCGCCATCGTGTTGCTGTTCTTCGGCTGGATCACCGGGGCGCAACTGATCTTCACCACTTACCGGATGCGGACCCGGAATCTGCGCCGGCTGATTACGCTGAGTATCTTCTCCTTCGCTGTGGTCGTACTCGGCTACACCTTGATCAGTCACGCTTTCGATCTGTTTTTGTATCCCGATCCGGTATTTCGCGAACAAATCTATGCGGCGGCCGATTTTGATCTGTTCTGGTTCGATCTGCTGATGGGATTGATTGCCCTGGTCATCATTTTTGGCTGGATCATCATCAGCTTCACCGATCAAAACGGCAACCACAAAAGCCAATACCGCCGCCAGCTGTGGTTGTCAGTCTATGCATTGATCTCGCGCGAGTTTTATCTCACCGATCTCTATACCCGATTCAGCCGGGCCCTGCTGGCCTTCGCGGGACGGCTCAATCTCTGGTTGAGGTGGATCTGA
- a CDS encoding DUF2309 domain-containing protein — protein MTLPLGQQLKIRTMIYVAGEPIPFFWPMRSFIHHNPLHGLEHLPFPEAVETGAQLFHGRGFLSRREYQRYLTQNKVEHAALAAGIDDFLAQQPAITGIDLSHWLMTLLTRTDQPVMRVTSLADANDVYAVIQRTEQPEATVDPDTLTATLHETLLDTCPLYEAVDRLYGTGIGAELDELVIKSCLDFFDEGQSVWHMPGRKNGLFSAWRELALRNARLFMRGLHIERILENEPHPEGVIASVMSELGIPEDKWVSCFSRELSRLHGWAGFIRWRANAKHYYWSQRYPADLVDFLAIRLTLALALLAERGRQQIATDRAALESLIQTRPRETWLRHELNSGAILPAYARRVEQTLARGRAAAIEKCFDDYVRAKRRHDAEDQATRLRQLAARSNARSDASADATAALEAITPGQLGGLMLLLQQFEGEEGMLWLRAMEAHAMENILRDVNLTPPAPRDKRPFAQALFCIDTRSERIRRHLESAGDYQTFGIAGFFGIPISFMELGKGSEIHLCPVLLKPKNLVLEMTATEPEDVAATTALEKVLHELKESVLTPYVTVEAIGMLFGFDMIGKTFMPQSYTRWRQHLYRDKPPTHLLLDKLDREQADSIVRAVQRAVVAKAVEQEFELEPEAITDAMVRELREAALGHVAQAPAVREALGLTQEAEQAFIQRLRSVYRIEPAFAQLQREQLGRIGFSLEEQTNFVSQALHSIGLNRTFSRFILLVGHGSTSENNPYESALDCGACGGNQGIVNARALAQMANKSQVRQRLRARGIDIPDDAWFLPALHDTTTDEIKLFDLDRLPSSHVVYLDRLRSGLTGASRLCARERLPELQLTPGQCDPAEANHHARRNAMDWSQVRPEWGLSGNAYFIIGRRNLTQHLSLEGRAFLHSYDYRADPKRRLLESILTGPLVVGQWINMEHYFSSVDNERFGSGSKVYHNVAGRFGVMTGNLSDLRTGLPAQTVLDQGQPYHQPIRLITVIEAPYEHARQAIEEVATVKNLVRNGWVRIVIIDPEQNTAHIYDHNAWQRRSLTGDSQQEQPTESTAS, from the coding sequence ATGACATTGCCATTGGGACAACAGCTTAAAATTCGCACCATGATCTACGTGGCCGGCGAACCCATTCCGTTTTTCTGGCCCATGCGTTCGTTCATTCACCATAACCCGCTGCACGGCCTGGAACATCTCCCCTTTCCCGAAGCCGTGGAAACCGGCGCGCAACTGTTTCATGGGCGGGGCTTTTTGTCCCGGCGGGAATACCAGCGTTATCTGACGCAAAACAAAGTGGAGCATGCCGCGCTGGCAGCCGGGATCGATGACTTTCTGGCGCAGCAGCCGGCAATCACCGGCATCGATCTGTCGCACTGGTTAATGACATTACTTACCCGGACCGACCAACCGGTCATGCGGGTCACGTCTTTGGCCGACGCGAACGATGTGTATGCCGTTATCCAGCGAACAGAGCAACCCGAAGCGACGGTCGATCCCGACACCCTGACGGCGACGCTGCATGAAACTTTGCTGGACACCTGTCCTTTATATGAAGCGGTGGACCGGCTCTATGGCACCGGGATCGGCGCCGAGCTGGATGAGCTGGTGATCAAAAGCTGTCTCGATTTCTTCGACGAGGGCCAGTCTGTCTGGCACATGCCCGGTCGCAAAAATGGTCTGTTCAGCGCCTGGCGCGAGCTGGCCCTGCGCAACGCCCGGCTGTTTATGCGCGGCCTGCATATCGAGCGGATTCTGGAAAATGAACCGCACCCCGAAGGCGTGATTGCCTCGGTGATGAGTGAGCTGGGTATTCCCGAGGATAAATGGGTCAGCTGTTTCTCCCGCGAATTATCCCGCCTGCACGGCTGGGCCGGCTTCATCCGCTGGCGGGCCAACGCCAAGCATTATTACTGGAGTCAACGTTATCCCGCCGACCTGGTCGATTTTCTGGCGATACGCCTGACCCTGGCCCTCGCTCTGCTCGCCGAACGCGGTCGCCAGCAGATCGCCACCGATCGGGCCGCGCTGGAAAGCCTCATTCAAACCCGGCCCCGGGAGACCTGGCTACGCCATGAATTAAACAGCGGCGCGATACTGCCGGCCTATGCCCGACGCGTGGAGCAAACCCTGGCCCGCGGGCGCGCGGCCGCCATTGAAAAATGCTTTGATGACTATGTGCGTGCCAAACGCCGCCACGACGCCGAAGACCAGGCCACCCGCCTGCGTCAGCTGGCCGCCAGATCCAATGCCAGATCCGATGCAAGCGCCGACGCGACCGCCGCACTCGAAGCCATAACACCCGGGCAACTGGGCGGGCTGATGCTGCTGCTGCAACAGTTCGAAGGCGAGGAAGGCATGCTCTGGCTGCGCGCAATGGAGGCCCATGCCATGGAAAATATCTTGCGGGACGTCAATCTGACCCCGCCGGCCCCGCGCGACAAACGCCCCTTTGCCCAGGCCCTGTTTTGCATCGACACCCGCTCCGAGCGGATTCGCCGTCACCTGGAAAGCGCGGGGGATTACCAGACCTTCGGCATCGCCGGTTTCTTCGGCATTCCCATCAGCTTCATGGAACTGGGCAAGGGCAGCGAGATCCATTTGTGTCCGGTCTTGCTCAAACCGAAAAACCTGGTCCTGGAAATGACCGCCACGGAACCGGAGGATGTGGCCGCCACCACCGCGCTGGAGAAGGTGCTGCACGAACTGAAAGAATCGGTCCTCACCCCGTATGTCACCGTCGAGGCTATCGGCATGTTGTTCGGCTTCGACATGATCGGCAAAACATTCATGCCGCAAAGCTACACCCGCTGGCGCCAGCACCTGTACCGCGACAAGCCCCCGACGCATCTGCTGCTCGACAAGCTGGATCGCGAGCAGGCCGACTCCATCGTTCGCGCCGTGCAACGGGCGGTCGTGGCCAAGGCGGTGGAACAGGAGTTCGAGCTCGAGCCCGAAGCGATTACCGACGCCATGGTCCGCGAACTGCGTGAAGCCGCCCTGGGCCATGTCGCACAGGCCCCGGCAGTGCGCGAAGCACTGGGCCTGACTCAAGAAGCCGAACAGGCCTTTATCCAGCGCCTGCGCTCTGTCTACCGGATTGAACCGGCCTTCGCGCAACTGCAAAGGGAACAGCTGGGGCGGATCGGTTTCAGCCTCGAGGAGCAGACCAACTTTGTCAGCCAGGCGCTGCACTCGATCGGCCTGAACCGGACGTTCTCACGCTTTATCCTGCTGGTTGGCCACGGCAGCACGTCTGAGAATAACCCTTATGAGTCGGCGCTCGATTGTGGCGCCTGTGGCGGCAATCAGGGCATAGTCAATGCCCGCGCGCTGGCCCAGATGGCCAACAAGTCCCAGGTCCGCCAGCGCCTGCGTGCCCGGGGGATCGATATTCCCGACGATGCCTGGTTCCTGCCGGCCCTGCACGACACCACCACCGATGAGATCAAACTGTTCGATCTCGATCGGCTGCCGTCCTCGCATGTGGTCTATCTCGATCGCCTGCGCAGCGGTCTGACCGGCGCCTCGCGGCTGTGTGCCCGGGAACGGCTCCCCGAACTGCAACTGACGCCGGGTCAATGCGACCCGGCCGAGGCCAATCACCATGCCCGACGCAATGCCATGGACTGGTCACAGGTGCGCCCGGAATGGGGCCTGTCCGGCAACGCCTATTTCATCATCGGCCGCCGCAACCTGACCCAACACCTGTCACTGGAAGGCCGTGCGTTTTTGCATTCCTATGATTACCGCGCCGATCCCAAACGGCGTCTGCTGGAGAGCATCCTCACCGGCCCGCTGGTGGTCGGCCAGTGGATCAACATGGAACACTATTTTTCCAGCGTGGATAACGAACGCTTCGGCAGCGGCAGCAAGGTCTATCACAACGTGGCCGGACGCTTCGGCGTGATGACCGGCAACCTCAGCGATCTGCGCACCGGCCTGCCAGCCCAGACCGTGCTCGATCAGGGACAGCCCTATCATCAGCCGATCCGGCTGATCACCGTCATCGAGGCGCCCTACGAACATGCCCGTCAGGCCATCGAGGAAGTGGCCACGGTCAAGAACCTGGTGCGTAACGGCTGGGTGCGCATTGTGATCATCGACCCGGAACAGAACACGGCCCATATCTACGACCACAACGCCTGGCAGCGCCGGTCGTTAACTGGCGACAGTCAGCAGGAACAACCCACGGAGTCCACTGCATCATGA
- a CDS encoding P-II family nitrogen regulator: protein MKNLNFSPLKKLEIILGGEHQSFATDVLDRAGVKGYTIINNLSGKGSHGFHEGHLMFNEDDVLIMIIAAVPEERVKPILEGLSPFYNEHSGVVFISDIQVTRLVKFSG from the coding sequence ATGAAAAACCTGAACTTCAGTCCGTTGAAAAAACTCGAGATCATCCTGGGCGGCGAACACCAGAGCTTTGCCACCGACGTGCTGGATCGGGCCGGCGTCAAGGGCTACACCATTATCAACAACCTCTCCGGCAAAGGCAGCCACGGTTTTCATGAAGGCCATCTCATGTTTAACGAGGATGACGTGCTGATCATGATCATCGCCGCAGTACCCGAGGAGCGGGTCAAGCCGATACTCGAAGGCCTGTCGCCCTTCTACAACGAGCATTCGGGCGTGGTGTTTATCTCCGACATTCAGGTGACACGGCTGGTGAAATTCAGCGGTTAA
- a CDS encoding putative bifunctional diguanylate cyclase/phosphodiesterase, with amino-acid sequence MANRRQPRPAPRHGVRYVGLIGGLFALAILAAAFTVAVVQIQSGVAAYLSGQTIWSRGQVKTVYYLSEYAETGEPEMLELARRWYDIPLGDLQARRAMENEPFDYTAAREGFLRGQFHPSDIPRVIVLFRFFSDAPYFRDAVRAWQDSDRQILALGEIAEGLAREWQSEEPSSRRLAELKEQLVTASDKLDIQVATFRSAMTRLARLMPSILSLASVVFFIVFGVIAMTFTLRLTRALRNSERKFRATFEQAGVGIAQVAEDGRLLEVNPTLCGILRYPREDILKLNYAQLLHPEDKEAGEDDPLYPVPEPFAARTFEQRMICGDGSTAWARLTLTRVAELSDSQVCYLVILEDISEAQRLSAELSYQASHDELTGLINRRAFGRYLEDALSRARNEDSLHALCFIDLDQFKIINDTSGHFVGDYLLQQVADILSQHLRKGDVLARLGGDEFALILEYCDLDMAINVTEKLRKTLVETRFAWEERSFNVGCSIGIVPITSANVDADNLLRMADAACYLAKEQGGNRIHLVHDDDKELVKHREQMEWVGRIRAALDNNRLFMDAQSIASLSHPDQVRYEVLVRMKDEDGRILFPEAFLPAAERFEMAHLIDRWVIENVVTQLDHHPRHLDKLDACHINISGRSFGHRDFLDFVVTLLEQHAIPAEKICFEITETAAVRNLSDARVFMERLGELGCTFALDDFGAGLSSFGYLRQMPVDFIKIDGNLVRNIATDNTDRVMVNAISDIGRSLEKRVVAEFVENEATLKLLREMGVDFAQGYAVHYPCGFIELLNEASVKDR; translated from the coding sequence TTGGCTAATCGACGGCAGCCCCGCCCCGCTCCACGCCACGGTGTGCGTTATGTCGGACTGATTGGCGGGCTTTTTGCCCTGGCCATACTGGCTGCGGCTTTCACGGTGGCGGTGGTCCAGATTCAGTCGGGGGTGGCGGCCTATCTGTCCGGACAAACTATCTGGTCCCGGGGTCAGGTCAAGACGGTCTATTATTTGTCTGAGTATGCCGAAACCGGCGAGCCTGAAATGCTGGAACTGGCGCGACGTTGGTACGATATTCCACTGGGCGATCTCCAGGCCCGCAGGGCGATGGAGAATGAGCCTTTCGACTATACGGCGGCACGTGAGGGATTTCTGCGCGGCCAGTTTCATCCCTCGGACATTCCTCGCGTTATCGTATTGTTTCGATTTTTTTCCGATGCCCCGTATTTTCGTGACGCAGTGAGGGCATGGCAGGACAGTGATCGGCAAATTCTGGCGCTGGGGGAAATTGCCGAGGGACTGGCGCGCGAATGGCAGTCCGAAGAACCCTCCTCCCGGCGACTGGCTGAGTTGAAGGAACAACTGGTCACGGCCAGTGACAAGCTGGACATCCAGGTTGCAACGTTTCGCAGTGCCATGACCCGACTGGCACGCCTGATGCCCAGCATATTGTCACTGGCCAGTGTCGTGTTTTTTATTGTGTTTGGTGTGATTGCCATGACTTTCACGCTAAGGCTGACCCGGGCACTGCGCAACTCGGAACGCAAATTCCGCGCAACTTTTGAGCAGGCCGGGGTAGGGATTGCCCAGGTGGCCGAAGACGGTCGCCTGCTGGAGGTGAACCCGACGTTGTGCGGGATTTTACGCTATCCCAGAGAAGACATTCTCAAGCTTAATTACGCGCAACTTCTCCATCCAGAGGACAAGGAAGCCGGAGAGGATGATCCGCTGTATCCGGTCCCCGAACCGTTTGCCGCCCGGACGTTTGAGCAGCGTATGATCTGTGGAGATGGTTCGACAGCCTGGGCCAGGCTGACATTAACCCGGGTTGCCGAACTGTCTGATTCGCAAGTTTGCTATCTTGTCATTCTGGAAGACATATCGGAAGCTCAACGTTTGTCGGCGGAGTTGAGTTATCAGGCGAGCCATGATGAACTGACCGGGCTGATCAACCGGCGCGCCTTCGGGCGTTACCTGGAAGATGCATTGAGTCGGGCACGTAATGAAGACTCACTTCACGCGTTGTGTTTTATCGATCTCGACCAGTTCAAGATCATTAATGATACCTCGGGACATTTTGTTGGGGACTATCTGCTGCAACAGGTGGCGGATATCCTGAGCCAGCATCTTCGCAAGGGCGATGTGCTGGCGCGTCTCGGTGGTGATGAGTTTGCGCTGATTCTGGAATATTGCGATCTGGACATGGCAATAAACGTGACCGAGAAACTGCGCAAAACCCTGGTCGAGACAAGATTCGCCTGGGAAGAACGCAGTTTTAATGTTGGTTGCAGTATCGGGATTGTACCGATTACTTCTGCTAATGTTGATGCGGACAACCTGTTACGGATGGCGGATGCGGCCTGTTATCTGGCCAAGGAACAGGGGGGGAACCGTATTCATCTTGTCCATGATGACGACAAGGAACTTGTCAAACATCGCGAGCAAATGGAATGGGTTGGTCGCATTCGGGCGGCACTTGATAATAACCGGCTATTCATGGATGCGCAGTCTATCGCCTCGCTGTCGCACCCGGATCAGGTCCGCTATGAAGTGCTTGTCCGCATGAAGGATGAGGACGGGCGAATCCTGTTTCCGGAGGCATTTTTGCCGGCGGCAGAGCGGTTCGAAATGGCTCACCTGATCGATCGTTGGGTGATTGAGAATGTGGTGACTCAACTCGATCATCATCCGCGGCATCTTGATAAGCTGGACGCCTGCCACATCAATATTTCAGGTCGGTCGTTTGGTCACCGGGATTTTCTCGATTTCGTTGTTACCTTGTTGGAACAACACGCCATTCCGGCGGAAAAAATATGCTTTGAAATTACCGAGACCGCAGCAGTCAGGAATCTGAGTGACGCGCGTGTCTTTATGGAGCGCCTGGGTGAGCTCGGTTGCACTTTTGCGCTCGATGATTTCGGCGCGGGTCTGTCGTCATTCGGATATCTGCGTCAAATGCCGGTGGACTTCATCAAGATCGACGGAAATTTAGTACGCAATATCGCCACGGATAATACCGATCGGGTGATGGTGAACGCAATTAGCGATATTGGCCGGTCACTGGAAAAAAGGGTTGTTGCCGAGTTTGTCGAAAATGAAGCCACGCTGAAGCTGTTGCGAGAGATGGGCGTGGATTTTGCGCAAGGCTATGCGGTTCATTATCCGTGCGGATTTATCGAGTTGCTAAACGAAGCATCTGTAAAGGACCGATAG
- a CDS encoding alkylmercury lyase family protein, with the protein MDIQAAVARLNSQLPLKARQTQLSPALKNLHQAILRSFIEHGRAPTGAELEIGLHGEDLGASLHKLGEADLIVLDKQEQLPVGAYPLTSEQTPHQIAVNGHTIHAMCALDALSVAPMFDETVNITSRCHISNSPIKIRMQGDTLLEARPDDAIVGIRWQMPTTVAAHSMCMEMVFLENRATAEHWQDGDTENISLFTLPEAVAFGKGFFLPLME; encoded by the coding sequence ATGGATATTCAAGCCGCGGTGGCACGACTGAATTCACAACTCCCTCTCAAGGCCCGACAGACACAGTTGTCGCCTGCGTTAAAAAACCTGCATCAGGCTATTCTGCGCAGTTTTATCGAACACGGTCGGGCACCAACCGGGGCCGAACTCGAGATCGGGCTGCACGGAGAGGACCTGGGAGCAAGTTTACACAAGCTGGGGGAGGCTGATCTGATCGTACTGGATAAACAGGAGCAATTACCGGTTGGTGCGTATCCCCTGACCAGTGAGCAAACCCCGCACCAAATCGCCGTCAACGGCCATACGATCCATGCCATGTGCGCCCTGGATGCCCTCTCCGTGGCACCGATGTTTGACGAAACGGTGAACATTACCTCCAGGTGCCATATAAGCAACAGCCCCATCAAGATTCGGATGCAGGGCGATACCCTGCTCGAGGCCCGGCCCGACGACGCCATCGTCGGGATTCGCTGGCAAATGCCCACCACCGTGGCGGCGCACAGCATGTGCATGGAGATGGTCTTTCTTGAAAACCGGGCAACGGCCGAACACTGGCAAGACGGCGATACGGAAAATATTTCGCTTTTCACCCTGCCCGAGGCTGTGGCGTTTGGCAAAGGGTTCTTTTTGCCGTTAATGGAGTGA
- a CDS encoding MBL fold metallo-hydrolase — MVVFVLALMSFSVLAEPVKTPYGAVSLPFELHQVPEAPVYYLIGESGVPDSVNEGHTSNGGFVVTDAGVVVFDALGTPALGYRMLQRIREVTDKPVTHVVISHYHADHIYGLQAFDEHAGSPEVIAQQLALGYIGGDRASQGEAAQRRLEQRREALFPWVDENTYLVAPDTTFEKDYTFEQGGLTFEVRHMGPAHAPGDSIMLVKELGVLFSGDVIYKGRIPFLDSPDTDIERWLQGLAYLDKMYPTPRFIIPGHGDASDDVHEAISFTQGYLKYVRRKMGAAAGNFVPFDEAYRNTDWSQYEDMPAFDASNRGNAYRIYLEMETASFN, encoded by the coding sequence ATGGTTGTATTTGTTCTGGCTCTGATGAGCTTTTCGGTCCTGGCCGAACCGGTCAAGACACCCTACGGCGCGGTCAGTCTGCCCTTTGAGCTGCACCAGGTGCCGGAGGCGCCGGTGTATTACCTTATCGGCGAGTCGGGCGTGCCCGATTCGGTGAACGAGGGGCATACCTCTAACGGCGGGTTTGTGGTGACCGACGCGGGCGTGGTGGTGTTTGATGCGCTGGGCACACCGGCGCTGGGCTACCGGATGCTGCAGCGGATCCGCGAGGTGACCGACAAGCCGGTCACCCACGTGGTGATCAGCCATTACCATGCCGATCATATTTACGGCCTGCAGGCCTTCGACGAGCATGCCGGCAGTCCCGAGGTGATCGCCCAGCAACTGGCGCTGGGTTATATCGGCGGCGATCGCGCCAGCCAGGGCGAGGCGGCACAGCGCCGGCTGGAGCAGCGTCGCGAGGCGTTGTTTCCCTGGGTCGACGAGAATACCTACCTGGTGGCGCCGGATACGACTTTTGAAAAAGACTATACCTTCGAGCAGGGCGGGCTGACCTTCGAAGTGCGGCACATGGGGCCGGCGCATGCACCGGGCGACAGCATCATGCTGGTCAAAGAGCTGGGCGTGCTGTTCAGTGGTGATGTGATCTACAAGGGGCGGATTCCCTTTCTGGACAGCCCGGATACGGATATCGAGCGCTGGCTGCAGGGGCTGGCCTATCTCGACAAGATGTACCCGACCCCGCGCTTTATCATTCCCGGGCATGGTGATGCCTCCGACGATGTGCATGAGGCGATCAGCTTTACCCAGGGCTATCTGAAATACGTGCGCCGGAAAATGGGCGCGGCGGCGGGGAATTTTGTCCCGTTTGACGAGGCGTATCGCAATACAGACTGGTCACAGTACGAAGACATGCCGGCTTTTGATGCCAGTAACCGGGGTAATGCCTATCGCATTTACCTGGAAATGGAAACGGCGTCCTTTAATTAA